In the Juglans microcarpa x Juglans regia isolate MS1-56 chromosome 6D, Jm3101_v1.0, whole genome shotgun sequence genome, one interval contains:
- the LOC121234011 gene encoding endoglucanase-like — protein MEYGILSGLFLLCCVLATHNELAMAEEGLCSSAFNYRDALGKAILFFEGQRSGNLPANQRVKWRGDSALSDGKAENVNLIGGYYDAGDNVKFVWPMAFTVSLLSWTAIEYKKEISSVNQLGYLRTAIRWGTNFILKAHSSPTMLYTQVGDGNSDHQCWERPEDMETSRTLYKITSKSPGTEAAAEAAAALSAASIVFKGIDSNYSRSLLSQSRTLFEFADKYRGSYQASCPFYCSYSGYQDELLWAAAWLYKASGESRYLSYVSSNQGWSQAVSEFSWDNKFVGAQTLLAKEFYGGKKDLTKFKSDAESFICAVMPGSSSVQIRATSGGLMFVRENSNLQYVTSSSMVLFVYSKILNEAHINGVQCGSVHFSAFQIRNFAKSQVDYILGNNPMKMSYMMGFGSKYPMQLHHRGSSIPSIKVHPAKVGCNDGMSNYFSSSKPNPNTHVGAIVGGPDSNDHFNDVRSDYSHVEPTTYMNAAFVGSVAALLAESKEECLQLPQINRTADMANSL, from the exons ATGGAGTATGGAATACTCAGTGGGCTGTTCTTGTTGTGCTGTGTCTTGGCTACTCACAATGAGCTAGCTATGGCGGAAGAAGGATTGTGCTCTTCTGCGTTTAACTATAGAGATGCGCTTGGCAAAGCCATTTTATTCTTTGAAGGGCAACGGTCAGGAAACTTGCCTGCAAATCAGAGAGTGAAGTGGAGGGGAGACTCCGCGCTCTCTGATGGCAAGGCTGAAAAT GTGAATTTGATCGGAGGATACTACGATGCGGGTGACAACGTCAAGTTTGTATGGCCAATGGCATTTACCGTCAGCTTGTTGAGTTGGACAGCAATTGAGTACAAGAAAGAGATATCTTCTGTGAACCAACTTGGCTATCTCCGCACTGCAATCCGTTGGGGCACAAACTTCATATTGAAAGCTCACTCTTCACCTACCATGCTGTATACCCAg GTGGGAGATGGGAATTCGGATCACCAGTGCTGGGAGCGTCCTGAGGACATGGAAACCTCTCGAACTCTGTACAAGATCACTTCTAAGTCTCCAGGCACTGAGGCAGCAGCTGAGGCTGCCGCTGCTCTTTCTGCAGCATCAATTGTCTTCAAAGGGATTGATTCCAATTATTCAAGGAGTCTATTAAGCCAATCAAGAACA CTGTTTGAATTTGCAGACAAGTATAGAGGATCTTACCAGGCTTCTTGCCCTTTCTATTGCTCGTATTCAGGGTATCAG GATGAGTTGCTGTGGGCTGCGGCTTGGCTATACAAGGCCAGTGGAGAAAGTAGGTACTTGAGCTATGTTTCAAGCAACCAAGGGTGGAGTCAGGCAGTCTCTGAGTTCAGTTGGGATAACAAATTTGTTGGAGCTCAGACACTATTGGCCAAG GAATTTTATGGCGGGAAGAAGGATTTGACCAAGTTTAAGAGTGATGCAGAGTCATTCATATGTGCAGTAATGCCTGGGAGTAGCTCTGTTCAGATTAGAGCCACATCTG GCGGGCTAATGTTTGTTAGAGAGAATAGTAATTTACAATATGTTACAAGCTCTTCCATGGTGCTATTCGTCTATTCCAAAATCTTAAATGAAGCTCATATTAATGGAGTACAGTGTGGTTCCGTGCATTTCTCTGCCTTTCAAATCAGAAACTTCGCAAAATCACAG GTGGACTATATACTGGGAAACAACCCCATGAAGATGTCATACATGATGGGCTTTGGCAGCAAATACCCTATGCAACTACACCACAGAGGTTCATCCATCCCCTCAATCAAAGTTCACCCCGCAAAGGTGGGTTGCAACGACGGAATGTCAAACTATTTCTCTTCCAGCAAACCAAATCCAAACACTCATGTGGGTGCAATTGTTGGAGGTCCTGATTCGAATGATCACTTCAACGATGTGAGATCCGACTATTCTCATGTTGAACCTACAACTTACATGAATGCGGCTTTTGTGGGTTCAGTGGCTGCTTTGCTTGCTGAAAGCAAAGAAGAGTGTTTGCAATTGCCACAGATTAATAGAACTGCTGATATGGCTAACTCTCTGTAA
- the LOC121268837 gene encoding probable WRKY transcription factor 29 isoform X1, giving the protein MSDFGCMEDWDLQAVVRGCINEARPTIFGNPKSCFAPLSAVEDDLLSFPEISETATVLDELDKLYKPLIYPALQPVPSQTILASSVSVPKEIKKPEQKPSIKEPRRSRKNQHKRVVQHVTAAEGLCSDMWAWRKYGQKPIKGSPYPRSYYRCSSSKGCSARKQVERSHLEPGVFIVTYTSEHNHTRPTRRNSLAGSTRSKFPTPKRKNNSPSSSKVLSPTTPLMQASIEDEFVQSASLKKEEEQMVQENENNGTFNMPDMILDSDIDLFPSLEDFDELAAEPAMDGCFLDQLLDNFPVPWFFERSTAVSDGH; this is encoded by the exons ATGAGTGATTTTGGGTGCATGGAGGACTGGGATTTGCAAGCTGTAGTAAGAGGGTGCATAAATGAAGCCCGGCCTACAATCTTTGGGAACCCAAAATCTTGTTTTGCTCCTTTGAGTGCTGTAGAAGATGACCTTTTAAGTTTTCCTGAAATCAGTGAAACCGCAACGGTTCTAGACGAACTGGATAAGCTTTACAAGCCTTTGATCTACCCTGCCTTGCAACCCGTTCCCTCACAAACCATCCTTGCCAGCTCCGTATCTGTTCCAAAAGAAATCAAAAAACCAGAACAGAAGCCCAGTATAAAAGAACCAAGAAGAAG CAGGAAGAATCAGCACAAAAGAGTGGTCCAACATGTGACAGCAGCCGAGGGACTTTGCTCAGATATGTGGGCATGGCGGAAATACGGTCAGAAACCCATCAAGGGATCCCCATATCCGAGGAGCTATTACAGGTGCAGCAGTTCAAAAGGGTGTTCAGCAAGAAAACAGGTGGAACGGAGCCATTTGGAGCCAGGAGTTTTCATTGTAACCTACACTTCAGAACACAACCACACCCGTCCAACTCGCCGAAACTCCCTTGCTGGCAGCACTCGGAGCAAGTTCCCAACacctaaaagaaaaaacaattctcCAAGTTCTTCCAAAGTCCTTTCTCCAACAACCCCTTTGATGCAGGCATCCATCGAGGATGAGTTTGTGCAAAGTGCGAGCttaaagaaagaggaagagcAAATGgtgcaagaaaatgaaaataatggcACTTTCAATATGCCTGATATGATATTGGATAGCGATATCGATCTATTTCCAAGCCTTGAGGATTTTGACGAACTGGCCGCGGAACCGGCCATGGATGGTTGCTTTCTGGATCAATTATTAGATAACTTTCCTGTACCTTGGTTCTTCGAAAGATCCACAGCCGTAAGTGATGGTCACTGA
- the LOC121268837 gene encoding probable WRKY transcription factor 29 isoform X2, whose protein sequence is MSDFGCMEDWDLQAVVRGCINEARPTIFGNPKSCFAPLSAVEDDLLSFPEISETATVLDELDKLYKPLIYPALQPVPSQTILASSVSVPKEIKKPEQKPSIKEPRRRKNQHKRVVQHVTAAEGLCSDMWAWRKYGQKPIKGSPYPRSYYRCSSSKGCSARKQVERSHLEPGVFIVTYTSEHNHTRPTRRNSLAGSTRSKFPTPKRKNNSPSSSKVLSPTTPLMQASIEDEFVQSASLKKEEEQMVQENENNGTFNMPDMILDSDIDLFPSLEDFDELAAEPAMDGCFLDQLLDNFPVPWFFERSTAVSDGH, encoded by the exons ATGAGTGATTTTGGGTGCATGGAGGACTGGGATTTGCAAGCTGTAGTAAGAGGGTGCATAAATGAAGCCCGGCCTACAATCTTTGGGAACCCAAAATCTTGTTTTGCTCCTTTGAGTGCTGTAGAAGATGACCTTTTAAGTTTTCCTGAAATCAGTGAAACCGCAACGGTTCTAGACGAACTGGATAAGCTTTACAAGCCTTTGATCTACCCTGCCTTGCAACCCGTTCCCTCACAAACCATCCTTGCCAGCTCCGTATCTGTTCCAAAAGAAATCAAAAAACCAGAACAGAAGCCCAGTATAAAAGAACCAAGAAGAAG GAAGAATCAGCACAAAAGAGTGGTCCAACATGTGACAGCAGCCGAGGGACTTTGCTCAGATATGTGGGCATGGCGGAAATACGGTCAGAAACCCATCAAGGGATCCCCATATCCGAGGAGCTATTACAGGTGCAGCAGTTCAAAAGGGTGTTCAGCAAGAAAACAGGTGGAACGGAGCCATTTGGAGCCAGGAGTTTTCATTGTAACCTACACTTCAGAACACAACCACACCCGTCCAACTCGCCGAAACTCCCTTGCTGGCAGCACTCGGAGCAAGTTCCCAACacctaaaagaaaaaacaattctcCAAGTTCTTCCAAAGTCCTTTCTCCAACAACCCCTTTGATGCAGGCATCCATCGAGGATGAGTTTGTGCAAAGTGCGAGCttaaagaaagaggaagagcAAATGgtgcaagaaaatgaaaataatggcACTTTCAATATGCCTGATATGATATTGGATAGCGATATCGATCTATTTCCAAGCCTTGAGGATTTTGACGAACTGGCCGCGGAACCGGCCATGGATGGTTGCTTTCTGGATCAATTATTAGATAACTTTCCTGTACCTTGGTTCTTCGAAAGATCCACAGCCGTAAGTGATGGTCACTGA
- the LOC121234784 gene encoding G-patch domain-containing protein 1 isoform X1 → MASPEAPLCYVGVARQSAAFRLMKQMGWEEGEGLGKDKQGIKGHVRVKNKQDTTGIGVEKPNNWAFDTTQFDNILKRLKVQAIQSSNEVGIEKNSAEVGTDNDASDDLQVPVVKATRPQGRYKKRERGKLVHAYSSKDLEGILVKKTEESPGTKFDLDSELELAKPEESQFFYSEGDKAEGVSPEWWGHNYGFVSAGFLGAESMRKKSLITDDSQTCGERTVFFEDDQEKLYNLVQDKATTGKQGLGIRDRPKKVAGCHFQGKKTSFSDSENEDSTDLGYLAKRKRDDSLEEERTDEPKVKLKKLCKKLLRQVPGESLKLKQLKLLIDEHSSSVFANFSSRRDALAYLKQKIQGSQKFHVEGKRVSLTSRRG, encoded by the exons ATGGCCTCTCCCGAAGCTCCCCTCTGCTATGTCGGTGTTGCCAGACAATCTGCTGCTTTCCGCCTCATGAAACAAATG gGATGGGAAGAAGGAGAAGGGCTCGGCAAAGACAAGCAAGGAATCAAAGGACACGTTAGAGTAAAGAACAAACAGGACACTACTG GTATTGGCGTAGAGAAGCCAAACAATTGGGCATTTGATACCACACAATTTGACAATATCCTCAAAAGGTTGAAAGTG CAAGCTATACAATCCAGCAATGAAG TAGGTATTGAGAAGAACTCGGCTGAAGTAGGCACTGACAACGATGCATCTGACGATCTTCAGGTTCCAGTCGTGAAGGCTACTAGACCACAGGGAAG atataaaaagagagagagaggaaagctTGTGCATGCCTATTCTTCTAAGGATCTTGAAGGAATTCTT GTCAAAAAGACCGAGGAGTCTCCAGGAACAAAGTTTGATCTAGATAGTGAATTGGAATTGGCAAAGCCAGAGGAAAGCCAATTTTTCTATAGTGAAG GAGACAAAGCTGAAGGTGTTTCTCCAGAATGGTGGGGCCATAACTATGGGTTTGTATCAGCAGGTTTCCTTGGAGCAGAGTCTATGAGAAAGAAATCTCTGATAACTGATGATTCTCAAACCTGTGGTGAGAGAACTGTATTTTTTGAAGATGATCAGGAGAAACTATATAATCTTGTCCAA GATAAAGCCACGACTGGAAAGCAAGGACTAGGTATTAGGGACCGGCCAAAAAAAGTAGCTGGTTGCCACTTTCAGGggaaaaaaacatcatttagtGATAGTGAGAATGAAGATTCTACAGATCTTGGTTATTTAGCTAAACGAAAACGTGACGACTCATTAGAAGAGGAAAGGACTGATGAACCCAAAGTGAAGTTGAAGAAGCTGTGCAAAAAGCTTCTTCGACAG GTACCTGGAGAGTCATTGAAGCTGAAACAGCTGAAACTTCTTATTGATGAGCATTCATCTTCTGTTTTTGCGAACTTCTCTTCAAGGAGAGATGCTCTAGCTTACCTGAAACAAAAG ATACAAGGTAGTCAGAAGTTTCATGTGGAAGGAAAAAGAGTGAGTCTTACATCGAGGAGAGGCTGA
- the LOC121234784 gene encoding G-patch domain-containing protein 1 isoform X2, translating to MASPEAPLCYVGVARQSAAFRLMKQMGWEEGEGLGKDKQGIKGHVRVKNKQDTTGIGVEKPNNWAFDTTQFDNILKRLKVQAIQSSNEGIEKNSAEVGTDNDASDDLQVPVVKATRPQGRYKKRERGKLVHAYSSKDLEGILVKKTEESPGTKFDLDSELELAKPEESQFFYSEGDKAEGVSPEWWGHNYGFVSAGFLGAESMRKKSLITDDSQTCGERTVFFEDDQEKLYNLVQDKATTGKQGLGIRDRPKKVAGCHFQGKKTSFSDSENEDSTDLGYLAKRKRDDSLEEERTDEPKVKLKKLCKKLLRQVPGESLKLKQLKLLIDEHSSSVFANFSSRRDALAYLKQKIQGSQKFHVEGKRVSLTSRRG from the exons ATGGCCTCTCCCGAAGCTCCCCTCTGCTATGTCGGTGTTGCCAGACAATCTGCTGCTTTCCGCCTCATGAAACAAATG gGATGGGAAGAAGGAGAAGGGCTCGGCAAAGACAAGCAAGGAATCAAAGGACACGTTAGAGTAAAGAACAAACAGGACACTACTG GTATTGGCGTAGAGAAGCCAAACAATTGGGCATTTGATACCACACAATTTGACAATATCCTCAAAAGGTTGAAAGTG CAAGCTATACAATCCAGCAATGAAG GTATTGAGAAGAACTCGGCTGAAGTAGGCACTGACAACGATGCATCTGACGATCTTCAGGTTCCAGTCGTGAAGGCTACTAGACCACAGGGAAG atataaaaagagagagagaggaaagctTGTGCATGCCTATTCTTCTAAGGATCTTGAAGGAATTCTT GTCAAAAAGACCGAGGAGTCTCCAGGAACAAAGTTTGATCTAGATAGTGAATTGGAATTGGCAAAGCCAGAGGAAAGCCAATTTTTCTATAGTGAAG GAGACAAAGCTGAAGGTGTTTCTCCAGAATGGTGGGGCCATAACTATGGGTTTGTATCAGCAGGTTTCCTTGGAGCAGAGTCTATGAGAAAGAAATCTCTGATAACTGATGATTCTCAAACCTGTGGTGAGAGAACTGTATTTTTTGAAGATGATCAGGAGAAACTATATAATCTTGTCCAA GATAAAGCCACGACTGGAAAGCAAGGACTAGGTATTAGGGACCGGCCAAAAAAAGTAGCTGGTTGCCACTTTCAGGggaaaaaaacatcatttagtGATAGTGAGAATGAAGATTCTACAGATCTTGGTTATTTAGCTAAACGAAAACGTGACGACTCATTAGAAGAGGAAAGGACTGATGAACCCAAAGTGAAGTTGAAGAAGCTGTGCAAAAAGCTTCTTCGACAG GTACCTGGAGAGTCATTGAAGCTGAAACAGCTGAAACTTCTTATTGATGAGCATTCATCTTCTGTTTTTGCGAACTTCTCTTCAAGGAGAGATGCTCTAGCTTACCTGAAACAAAAG ATACAAGGTAGTCAGAAGTTTCATGTGGAAGGAAAAAGAGTGAGTCTTACATCGAGGAGAGGCTGA
- the LOC121234785 gene encoding DET1- and DDB1-associated protein 1-like isoform X1 has translation MGSMLGDWPSFDPHNFSQLRPSDPSSPSRMTPTTYHPTHSRTLPPPDQVITTEAKNILLRHIYQRTEEKDLRPKRAATENLIPEHGCKQPRASPY, from the exons ATGGGGTCTATGCTCGGTGACTGGCCGTCGTTTGACCCTCACAACTTCAGCCAACTGCGACCGTCCGATCCTTCTAGTCCTTCG AGAATGACGCCTACAACTTATCATCCTACTCACAGCCGCACCCTTCCACCACCTGATCAAG TGATAACTACTGAGGCCAAAAATATCCTCTTGAGACACATCTATCAGCGTACTGAAGAGAAGGAT TTGAGACCGAAGAGAGCTGCGACTGAAAATCTTATACCCGAGCATGGATGCAAGCAACCAAGGGCATCACCCTACTGA
- the LOC121234785 gene encoding DET1- and DDB1-associated protein 1-like isoform X2 encodes MPVTTIVRVRLRMTPTTYHPTHSRTLPPPDQVITTEAKNILLRHIYQRTEEKDLRPKRAATENLIPEHGCKQPRASPY; translated from the exons ATGCCAGTTACCACCATAGTACGAGTAAGGCTG AGAATGACGCCTACAACTTATCATCCTACTCACAGCCGCACCCTTCCACCACCTGATCAAG TGATAACTACTGAGGCCAAAAATATCCTCTTGAGACACATCTATCAGCGTACTGAAGAGAAGGAT TTGAGACCGAAGAGAGCTGCGACTGAAAATCTTATACCCGAGCATGGATGCAAGCAACCAAGGGCATCACCCTACTGA
- the LOC121235810 gene encoding 2-C-methyl-D-erythritol 2,4-cyclodiphosphate synthase, chloroplastic, with the protein MAMAAPILCASPIPQKPLSLYTKSHSFPLSQFSILPTPMKTVVARTSVSAATTTSLEGGQSPLSSMPSKALPFRVGHGFDLHRLEPGYPLIIGGINIPHDRGCEAHSDGDVLLHCVVDAILGALGLPDIGQIFPDNDPKWKGAPSSVFIKEAVRLMHEAGYELGNLDATLILQRPKVSPHKEAIKANLSALIGADPSVINLKAKTHEKVDSLGENRSIAAHTVVLLMKK; encoded by the exons ATGGCCATGGCAGCACCCATCCTCTGTGCCTCCCCAATCCCTCAAAAACCACTCTCTCTCTACACTAAATCTCACTCTTTCCCTCTTTCACAGTTCTCTATCCTGCCCACACCAATGAAAACAGTGGTAGCTAGGACTTCTGTGTCGGCCGCCACAACCACCTCCTTGGAAGGCGGGCAATCTCCACTCTCCTCCATGCCATCCAAAGCCTTGCCATTTCGGGTCGGCCATGGGTTCGATCTCCACCGGTTGGAGCCCGGGTACCCTCTGATCATCGGTGGGATTAACATACCCCACGATAGAGGCTGCGAGGCCCATTCCGATG GGGATGTACTGCTGCATTGTGTGGTCGATGCGATCTTGGGTGCTTTGGGGCTTCCTGATATCGGGCAGATATTCCCAGATAACGATCCTAAGTGGAAGGGAGCGCCATCCTCTGTTTTCATCAAAGAAGCT GTCAGACTCATGCATGAGGCTGGTTATGAACTTGGAAACTTAGATGCCACTTTAATTCTTCAAAGACCAAAAGTAAGCCCGCACAAGGAGGCAATCAAGGCAAACTTGTCTGCACTTATTGGAGCAGACCCTTCCGTTATAAATCTGAAAGCCAAAACTCATGAGAAGGTTGACAGCCTAGGAGAGAATAGGAGTATTGCAGCTCACACAGTGGTTCTtctaatgaaaaaataa